One window of the Ignavibacteriales bacterium genome contains the following:
- a CDS encoding hemerythrin family protein, translating into MALFTWSAKYETGIFIVDTQHKKLVEAINTLHDAMKDGKGKEKAESTLNFLVNYTVQHFNSEEDLMKKKAYPDFVNHKAVHDKLVAEVKDMKAKYMAGKVLPMQVSAFMSDWLKSHILGTDKKYVSFLKN; encoded by the coding sequence ATGGCACTCTTCACCTGGTCAGCAAAATATGAAACAGGTATTTTTATAGTTGATACTCAGCATAAAAAACTTGTTGAAGCAATAAACACACTACATGATGCTATGAAAGATGGTAAAGGAAAAGAAAAAGCAGAATCAACTTTAAACTTTCTTGTTAATTACACTGTTCAACATTTTAATTCTGAAGAAGATCTGATGAAGAAAAAGGCTTATCCCGATTTTGTAAATCACAAAGCGGTGCACGACAAACTGGTTGCTGAAGTAAAGGATATGAAAGCAAAATACATGGCTGGCAAAGTATTACCAATGCAGGTTTCTGCATTTATGTCAGATTGGCTAAAGTCTCATATTTTAGGGACAGATAAAAAATATGTCTCATTTTTAAAAAATTAA
- a CDS encoding dolichol kinase: MNHIDNGTIHYRDELVRKLIHLFSLSIPIIYYFTPSSTSILILICLTIFALTVDGGRFVSKPFANFFYQTFGFLLRKHELDKEKKNLTGATYVLLSALICALIFPKVIFVTAFTILIISDTMAALIGRKFGKRKFLRKSFEGTLSFFISASIVVIFTPKVGNFPMEYVIGFIAAIIGAIVENISYGYADDNLSIPISVGLTMWVLYFIIFPNLDLVLQNVPR; this comes from the coding sequence ATGAATCACATTGATAACGGTACAATTCATTATAGAGATGAGTTAGTTAGAAAACTAATTCATCTCTTTTCTTTATCCATTCCTATCATCTATTATTTTACTCCAAGTTCCACCTCAATTTTAATTCTTATCTGTTTAACAATATTTGCGCTTACTGTTGATGGTGGAAGGTTTGTATCAAAGCCCTTTGCAAATTTCTTCTATCAAACATTTGGATTTTTGCTGCGTAAGCATGAACTTGATAAAGAAAAGAAGAATTTAACGGGGGCAACTTACGTGCTTTTATCAGCTTTAATTTGTGCTTTAATTTTTCCAAAAGTGATATTTGTAACTGCCTTTACAATATTGATTATTAGCGATACAATGGCCGCATTAATTGGAAGAAAATTTGGTAAAAGAAAATTTCTTAGAAAAAGTTTTGAAGGAACTTTATCTTTTTTCATTAGTGCAAGTATCGTTGTTATTTTTACACCTAAGGTTGGTAATTTTCCTATGGAGTATGTGATTGGTTTTATTGCTGCAATTATTGGTGCAATAGTAGAAAATATTTCTTACGGTTATGCAGATGATAATTTATCAATTCCAATTTCAGTTGGATTAACGATGTGGGTCCTATATTTTATAATTTTTCCAAATTTAGATTTGGTCTTACAAAATGTTCCGAGGTAA
- the greA gene encoding transcription elongation factor GreA, with product MSAGNFVYLTRERLIELEKELQEMKTNGRKKMAAKIAEARAHGDLSENAEYDAAKEEQGLFELKISKMEDVLSRARVIDTSKMPTDEAHLLSTVKIKNLKTKKVVEYLLVSPEEADFQEGKISVTSPVGQGLIGAKLGQKVQVKAPAGLLEFEIIEIK from the coding sequence ATGTCCGCTGGAAATTTTGTTTATTTGACAAGAGAAAGATTAATAGAACTTGAAAAAGAACTTCAAGAAATGAAAACTAACGGCAGAAAGAAAATGGCTGCCAAAATTGCCGAAGCACGAGCCCACGGCGATCTTTCTGAGAATGCTGAATATGATGCTGCAAAAGAAGAACAAGGCTTGTTTGAATTGAAGATCAGCAAAATGGAAGATGTCCTTTCACGCGCAAGAGTTATTGATACTTCAAAAATGCCAACCGATGAGGCGCATTTGCTTTCCACAGTTAAGATCAAGAATCTTAAAACCAAAAAAGTTGTTGAATATCTCTTGGTATCACCTGAAGAAGCGGATTTTCAAGAAGGTAAAATTTCCGTTACATCACCTGTTGGACAGGGATTAATAGGTGCAAAGTTAGGACAAAAAGTTCAAGTAAAAGCTCCTGCTGGATTATTGGAGTTTGAAATTATAGAGATTAAATAA
- the hpt gene encoding hypoxanthine phosphoribosyltransferase yields MSEVNEINNEKLIIGDDVFVPFLTEEAIQNRIKEMAEQISQDYNGKIPIFIGVLNGAFIFLSDLIKNVSINCEIDFFKLSSYGDSKISSGNVRLLKELNCDVNGRDIIIVEDIVDSGLSIKYIEEIFEKHTPNSMKVCTLLMKPESLKYNVKIDYIGFKIPSKFVIGYGLDYAQKYRNLKTIFSLSE; encoded by the coding sequence ATGTCTGAAGTAAATGAGATTAATAATGAAAAACTTATTATAGGCGATGATGTTTTTGTGCCATTCCTCACAGAAGAGGCAATCCAGAACCGAATTAAAGAAATGGCAGAACAAATATCACAAGATTATAATGGGAAAATTCCAATCTTTATCGGCGTTCTTAACGGAGCTTTTATTTTTCTTTCTGATCTTATAAAAAATGTTTCTATAAATTGCGAAATAGATTTTTTTAAGTTATCAAGCTACGGAGATTCTAAAATTTCATCTGGCAATGTGCGATTGCTAAAGGAATTAAATTGTGATGTGAACGGACGCGATATAATAATTGTTGAAGACATTGTGGACTCAGGCTTATCTATTAAGTATATCGAAGAGATTTTTGAAAAGCATACCCCTAACAGTATGAAGGTTTGTACTCTTTTAATGAAGCCTGAAAGCCTCAAATATAATGTCAAAATTGATTATATTGGTTTCAAAATTCCTAGTAAATTTGTTATTGGCTATGGTTTAGATTACGCACAGAAGTATAGAAATCTTAAAACCATTTTTAGTCTAAGTGAATAA
- the ftsH gene encoding ATP-dependent zinc metalloprotease FtsH, producing the protein MSDNEKKSGNKNLKNNKPNRPDDNFDWSKVIRLVFGWGAVIVAAVIVMQVFRTSAETFTEIPYGEYEVLLQTPENISSASIIKADQNDYTFKAELRKETDVKIKGKSVSVKAISVYIPEPMIRDQEAVWKEKGIQYSFDKESNEWMNILIGFLPWVLIIAVWVVIMRRMQGQGGGSKGIFSFGKSKAKLITPSSKRVTFKDVAGTDEAKMELQEIIEFLKEPTKFQKLGGKIPRGVLLLGPPGTGKTLLARAVAGESGVPFFSISGADFVEMFVGVGASRVRDLFEQGKKNAPCIIFIDEIDAVGRHRGAGLGGGHDEREQTLNALLVEMDGFEQNSGVIIIAATNRPDVLDPALLRPGRFDRQVVVDRPDVKGREGIFKVHTRNIPLGDDVNVEVLAKGTPGLAGAELANLVNEAALLAARKDKKKVEMIDFEEAKDKVMMGMERKSLIISEKEKNTTSYHEIGHVLVARMIPEADPVHKVTIIPRGRALGVTSYLPIDEKHTYSKEYLEAMITYALGGRAAEKLVFNHYTTGAGNDIEKATNIARKMVCEWGMSDKLGPLAYGAKEEEIFLGREIQKHRDYSEKTAIEIDDEIRGIINSAFDRAVKILNDNMELLHKLSAELLEREILDAEEIDSIIRGENLPPIEKEVKTPEDAVPDHVKKLMEQRQPQDSDPKNESH; encoded by the coding sequence ATGAGTGATAACGAAAAAAAATCGGGTAATAAAAATTTAAAAAACAATAAACCAAACAGACCAGACGATAATTTTGATTGGTCTAAAGTTATTAGGTTGGTTTTTGGTTGGGGCGCGGTTATTGTGGCTGCTGTTATTGTTATGCAAGTTTTTAGAACAAGTGCTGAAACATTTACAGAAATTCCTTATGGTGAGTATGAAGTTCTTCTTCAAACTCCTGAAAATATTTCATCTGCAAGTATTATCAAAGCAGACCAGAATGATTATACCTTTAAAGCTGAACTTAGAAAAGAAACAGATGTTAAAATTAAAGGTAAGTCTGTATCAGTTAAGGCTATTTCTGTTTACATTCCAGAACCCATGATTCGTGATCAAGAAGCAGTTTGGAAAGAAAAGGGAATTCAATATTCGTTTGATAAAGAATCAAATGAATGGATGAATATACTAATTGGATTTTTACCTTGGGTGCTTATCATAGCTGTTTGGGTTGTGATAATGCGAAGAATGCAAGGGCAAGGCGGCGGATCAAAAGGCATTTTTTCTTTTGGAAAGAGCAAAGCTAAACTGATTACTCCATCAAGCAAACGAGTAACTTTTAAAGATGTTGCTGGAACAGATGAAGCTAAAATGGAACTTCAGGAAATAATAGAATTTCTTAAAGAACCAACAAAGTTTCAAAAACTTGGAGGGAAAATTCCAAGAGGTGTTTTACTTTTGGGACCTCCCGGAACTGGTAAAACATTATTAGCTCGTGCAGTTGCGGGCGAATCAGGCGTTCCATTCTTTTCTATTTCAGGAGCAGATTTTGTTGAGATGTTTGTTGGAGTTGGCGCAAGTCGTGTGCGTGATTTATTTGAACAAGGTAAGAAAAATGCCCCATGTATAATTTTTATTGATGAAATTGATGCTGTGGGAAGACATCGCGGTGCTGGATTAGGTGGTGGACACGATGAACGTGAACAGACTCTTAATGCTTTGCTTGTTGAGATGGATGGATTTGAACAGAATAGTGGAGTAATTATTATTGCAGCAACGAACAGACCTGATGTTCTTGACCCCGCTTTATTAAGACCTGGAAGATTTGATAGGCAAGTTGTTGTTGATCGTCCTGATGTAAAAGGAAGAGAAGGAATTTTTAAAGTTCATACAAGAAACATCCCTCTCGGTGATGATGTAAATGTTGAAGTTCTTGCTAAAGGAACTCCAGGATTAGCAGGTGCAGAATTAGCAAATCTTGTTAACGAAGCTGCACTTTTAGCCGCACGAAAGGATAAGAAAAAAGTTGAAATGATTGACTTTGAAGAAGCTAAAGATAAAGTAATGATGGGAATGGAAAGAAAGAGCCTGATCATTTCTGAAAAAGAAAAGAACACAACTTCTTATCACGAAATTGGTCATGTTTTAGTTGCAAGGATGATCCCTGAAGCTGACCCTGTGCATAAAGTTACAATCATACCTCGTGGCAGAGCGCTTGGTGTTACAAGTTATCTTCCTATTGATGAAAAACATACATACTCCAAAGAATATCTTGAAGCAATGATTACATATGCATTGGGTGGTAGAGCTGCTGAAAAATTAGTTTTCAATCATTACACAACCGGTGCAGGTAATGATATCGAAAAAGCTACAAACATCGCTCGTAAAATGGTTTGTGAATGGGGAATGAGTGATAAACTTGGCCCTCTTGCTTATGGTGCAAAAGAGGAAGAAATCTTTTTAGGAAGAGAAATTCAAAAACACAGAGACTACAGCGAAAAAACTGCGATTGAAATTGATGATGAAATTAGAGGAATTATTAATTCTGCTTTTGACAGAGCTGTTAAAATATTAAATGATAATATGGAATTACTTCATAAGCTTTCAGCAGAACTTCTTGAAAGAGAAATTCTTGATGCAGAAGAGATTGATAGTATAATTCGTGGTGAAAATTTACCGCCAATTGAGAAAGAAGTAAAAACTCCAGAAGATGCTGTTCCTGATCATGTGAAAAAATTAATGGAACAAAGACAGCCACAGGATTCAGACCCTAAAAATGAATCACATTGA
- a CDS encoding HAD-IIA family hydrolase, with translation MLNKYNTFIFDLDGTVYRGENIIPNADKTINYLKKLGKKILFISNKTTGTIKDYYLFLKGFGLNIEETEILNSTIVLKNYLISNHPKKQFYAIGEQIFIDELVDSGLNYSANPKEIQILIVTLDRTLNYDKLEIAAKALENGARFFAANIDDTCPVDGGEVLDAGSTISALEKRTHKKLELHFGKPSDFMIEEIKSRLNGDLFNSILIGDRLETDILMGNKLGIDTALVSTGVKLYENGNSDIKPTYYLNSVADVLKQ, from the coding sequence ATGCTAAATAAATACAACACATTTATATTTGATTTGGATGGCACTGTTTATCGTGGTGAAAATATTATTCCTAATGCTGATAAGACTATAAATTACCTCAAAAAGCTTGGGAAGAAGATTCTTTTTATTTCAAACAAAACGACAGGAACCATTAAAGATTATTACCTTTTCTTAAAAGGGTTTGGATTAAATATTGAAGAAACTGAAATATTAAACTCAACAATTGTGTTAAAAAACTATTTAATCAGTAATCATCCAAAAAAACAATTTTATGCTATTGGCGAACAAATATTTATTGATGAACTAGTTGATTCCGGTTTAAATTATTCTGCAAATCCTAAAGAAATACAAATACTAATTGTAACGCTTGATCGAACCTTAAATTATGATAAACTAGAAATTGCAGCAAAGGCCCTAGAAAATGGAGCCAGATTTTTTGCAGCAAACATTGATGATACTTGTCCCGTTGATGGCGGCGAAGTTCTTGATGCAGGTTCAACAATTTCAGCACTAGAAAAAAGAACTCATAAAAAATTAGAATTGCATTTTGGCAAACCTTCAGATTTTATGATTGAGGAAATCAAGTCAAGACTAAATGGGGATTTATTTAATTCAATTTTAATTGGTGATAGATTAGAAACTGATATTTTGATGGGTAATAAATTAGGAATTGATACGGCGTTAGTTTCCACCGGAGTGAAACTCTATGAAAATGGTAACTCAGATATCAAACCAACTTACTACTTAAATTCTGTTGCGGATGTATTAAAGCAGTAG
- a CDS encoding DUF4837 family protein yields MKKILIALSIFSSIYFFNGCDQSVKPATGFEDEIYVVADSLEFEDLKVALQAAFEVEINTPMPEKLFTIKRISSNLIDKVKNKKNIVIVAPLSSDSYTSQYIKSIVDKEIQKKLETDDNFIISKYDLWAKNQLVTVLSATNMQELEFKILKNKDNLLYAYQKISDKRLKESLYAPRYERQAIEGLLLRDYGWLIYVQADYKLAKNDPENKFVWLRRSPGSEMERWIFIHWIDNATPEYLNADSIKSIRNRMTKEFYQVRDDTAYVVLVDSFYTTSEINFNNKYALYTQGLWDLNIKGMGGPFVNYTFYDEKSQRLYMLDGSLFAPKYYKRNLIQQIDVILQSFLTKDEISKDRADDLIDEIDESIKY; encoded by the coding sequence ATGAAAAAGATTTTAATTGCATTATCAATATTTAGTTCAATTTATTTTTTTAATGGATGTGATCAATCCGTAAAACCGGCAACCGGTTTTGAAGATGAGATTTATGTTGTGGCAGATTCATTAGAATTTGAAGATCTAAAAGTTGCATTGCAAGCTGCATTTGAAGTAGAAATAAACACCCCAATGCCTGAAAAACTTTTTACCATAAAAAGAATCTCATCTAACCTGATTGATAAAGTAAAGAATAAAAAAAATATTGTAATTGTTGCGCCATTAAGTTCTGATTCTTACACATCACAATACATTAAATCGATTGTTGATAAAGAAATTCAAAAAAAATTAGAGACAGATGATAATTTTATTATTAGCAAATATGATTTATGGGCAAAAAATCAACTTGTAACAGTATTGTCTGCTACAAATATGCAGGAGCTTGAATTTAAAATCTTAAAGAACAAGGATAATCTTTTATATGCATATCAAAAAATATCTGATAAAAGATTAAAAGAAAGTCTGTATGCACCACGATATGAAAGACAAGCAATTGAAGGATTGCTGCTGCGTGATTATGGTTGGTTAATTTATGTTCAGGCTGATTATAAACTTGCAAAAAACGATCCTGAAAATAAATTTGTTTGGCTGCGCAGATCACCTGGGAGCGAAATGGAACGATGGATTTTTATACATTGGATTGATAACGCAACACCGGAATATCTAAATGCTGATTCTATAAAATCTATCAGAAACAGAATGACTAAAGAGTTTTATCAGGTTCGCGATGATACAGCATACGTAGTTTTAGTTGATAGTTTTTATACAACTTCGGAAATAAATTTTAATAACAAGTACGCTTTATACACCCAAGGTTTATGGGATCTAAATATCAAAGGTATGGGCGGTCCGTTTGTTAATTATACTTTTTACGATGAAAAAAGTCAAAGATTGTACATGCTTGATGGTTCTCTTTTTGCTCCTAAATATTACAAGCGCAATCTGATTCAGCAAATTGATGTAATACTCCAGTCATTCTTAACTAAAGATGAAATATCAAAAGATCGCGCTGATGATCTGATTGATGAAATAGACGAATCAATTAAATACTAA
- the ribD gene encoding bifunctional diaminohydroxyphosphoribosylaminopyrimidine deaminase/5-amino-6-(5-phosphoribosylamino)uracil reductase RibD yields the protein MADESYIQLAIEIAKKGEGNVSPNPLVGCVIIKDNRIIGAGYHQKFGDDHAEINAINSSAESLEGSTLYVNLEPCSHHGKTPPCVDRILEEKIKRVVIGTLDINPLVSGNGIKALKKAGVDVKVGVLEKECIELNKFFFKFIKNKIPYVTLKVAQTLDGMIADKNKHSTWISSNESRKYVHWLRAKYDAILIGSETARIDNPKLTVRMVDGRDPYRVVLDSNLKLKYDLNLFKYNSDKKTIVVTSETNKSKLSKIKKLKKLDVKVLFAKLDKQGRMSLKAVLKELSKLQITSVLVEGGSRIYSSFIKQNLFDDIYLFVSPKILGSGLNTFSEFNSKKLGDAPKLNVRQTQKIGDDILIELVR from the coding sequence TTGGCAGATGAATCATACATACAACTTGCAATTGAGATAGCCAAAAAAGGCGAAGGCAACGTCAGTCCAAATCCACTTGTTGGATGTGTGATAATAAAAGATAACAGAATAATTGGGGCGGGATATCATCAAAAGTTTGGCGATGATCATGCCGAAATAAACGCAATAAATTCCTCGGCGGAATCACTTGAAGGCTCGACTTTATATGTAAACCTAGAACCTTGCAGCCATCATGGTAAAACACCTCCTTGTGTTGATCGAATCTTAGAAGAAAAAATTAAACGGGTTGTAATCGGTACTCTTGATATTAATCCACTTGTTAGCGGTAATGGAATTAAGGCTTTAAAGAAAGCCGGCGTTGATGTTAAAGTAGGTGTCCTTGAAAAAGAATGTATCGAACTAAATAAGTTTTTCTTCAAGTTTATTAAAAATAAAATTCCATATGTTACTCTAAAAGTCGCGCAAACATTAGACGGAATGATTGCGGATAAGAATAAACATTCTACCTGGATTTCATCAAATGAATCAAGAAAGTATGTGCATTGGTTACGGGCTAAGTATGATGCTATTTTAATCGGTTCTGAAACCGCACGAATTGATAATCCAAAACTTACCGTTAGAATGGTTGATGGAAGAGATCCATATCGAGTAGTGTTGGATTCAAATCTAAAATTGAAATATGATTTAAATTTATTTAAGTACAATTCTGATAAAAAAACAATTGTTGTAACCTCGGAAACAAATAAATCTAAATTGAGTAAAATTAAAAAGCTGAAAAAACTAGATGTAAAAGTTTTATTTGCAAAACTTGATAAACAGGGAAGAATGAGTTTGAAAGCTGTTTTAAAAGAATTATCAAAACTTCAAATAACATCAGTTCTCGTTGAAGGTGGAAGCAGAATATATTCATCCTTTATCAAACAAAATTTATTTGATGATATTTATTTATTTGTTAGTCCAAAAATTCTTGGCAGTGGTTTGAATACATTTTCAGAATTTAATTCCAAAAAACTTGGTGATGCTCCAAAATTAAATGTTAGACAAACACAAAAAATTGGAGATGATATTCTTATTGAACTTGTTAGATAG
- a CDS encoding riboflavin synthase has protein sequence MFTGLVEEKGILKEKITTGDGFQFVIEAKIIMQDLQIGSSVAVNGCCLTVVKIKGNAFAVDTIEETLNKTNLGVLKQGMNVNLERPLAAEARLGGHFVLGHIDTTGKVEDIKELSNSHWLTISFPEKFKQYLIYVGSVAIDGVSMTVADLKNNSFSVGIIPHTWKETIFSDKKIGDTVNLEFDVLGKYVERIMESKSQDESSIFLN, from the coding sequence ATGTTTACTGGATTAGTTGAAGAAAAAGGTATACTCAAAGAGAAAATCACTACTGGGGATGGGTTCCAATTTGTAATTGAGGCAAAAATAATTATGCAGGATCTGCAAATCGGAAGCAGCGTTGCGGTCAACGGATGCTGTTTAACTGTAGTAAAGATTAAAGGAAATGCTTTTGCGGTTGATACGATAGAAGAAACTCTAAATAAAACTAATCTTGGAGTTCTTAAGCAAGGTATGAATGTGAACCTTGAAAGACCTTTAGCTGCCGAAGCCAGATTAGGAGGACATTTTGTTCTTGGACATATTGACACAACCGGGAAAGTTGAAGACATAAAAGAGCTCTCTAACAGCCATTGGCTTACAATTTCGTTTCCGGAAAAATTTAAGCAATATTTAATCTATGTCGGCTCAGTAGCAATTGATGGTGTTAGCATGACAGTTGCTGATTTAAAAAATAATTCATTCTCCGTTGGGATAATTCCGCATACCTGGAAAGAAACGATTTTTTCTGATAAAAAAATTGGTGACACTGTTAATCTTGAATTTGATGTTTTGGGAAAATATGTTGAAAGGATTATGGAGAGTAAAAGTCAGGATGAATCCTCTATCTTTTTAAATTGA
- the tilS gene encoding tRNA lysidine(34) synthetase TilS: protein MKSTEQKVLRFIKENELLLSGEKVLVALSGGPDSVFLLHFLHKFKNKFKIKIGAAHINHLLRGKDSERDEQFCNAICEELAIPFFLLRKDVKAYSKKNKISIEAAGRKIRYDFFEKVSKENGYDKIVTAHNADDNAETVLLNLVKGAGIKGIAGIPVKRKIIVRPILSLTKKEILDYLEVNKFEYRIDESNLSNDFERNYLRNEVIPLIKKNLNPSFTNASLNTSLNLQRLNSWIVEVLGEFKSHIKVEKNKNISIPLEFIKKSNAFIASNSIKEIVDELFSVKLESSDLKKIFLLEKKESGKSEELSENLIALKERNEISILKKSTSKKADAKRLSVGSKFKIGGKVFSIVGVKKDEVRINKNKNEEYISADKIKDGFILRRWEAGDKFYPIGMKGTKKISDYLNDIKINSYEKQEMLVLENGSKIVWVVGKRLDDRFKLTPKSKKVLRLCLK from the coding sequence ATGAAATCAACAGAACAAAAAGTCTTAAGGTTTATTAAAGAGAATGAACTTCTTTTATCCGGAGAAAAAGTTCTTGTTGCTTTAAGCGGCGGACCTGATTCAGTTTTTTTGCTTCACTTCTTACATAAATTTAAAAATAAATTCAAGATTAAAATTGGAGCTGCACATATCAATCATCTTTTACGCGGAAAAGATTCTGAGAGAGATGAACAATTTTGTAATGCCATTTGTGAAGAATTAGCAATCCCATTTTTTCTTCTTCGTAAGGATGTAAAAGCTTATTCAAAGAAAAATAAAATTTCTATAGAAGCTGCTGGCAGAAAGATCCGTTATGATTTTTTTGAAAAAGTTTCTAAAGAAAATGGATACGACAAAATTGTGACAGCTCACAACGCCGATGATAATGCTGAAACTGTTTTATTAAACCTTGTAAAAGGGGCAGGAATAAAAGGGATAGCTGGAATTCCCGTTAAAAGAAAAATTATTGTTCGTCCGATTTTGTCATTAACAAAAAAAGAAATTCTAGATTATCTGGAAGTGAATAAATTTGAATATAGAATTGATGAATCAAATCTTTCTAATGATTTTGAAAGAAACTATTTAAGAAACGAAGTGATTCCACTGATCAAAAAGAATTTAAATCCTTCATTTACTAATGCTTCGCTAAATACTTCATTAAATTTGCAAAGATTAAATTCGTGGATTGTTGAAGTTTTAGGTGAGTTTAAATCGCATATAAAAGTTGAGAAAAATAAAAACATCTCAATTCCTCTAGAATTCATAAAAAAGAGTAATGCTTTTATTGCATCTAATTCAATTAAAGAAATTGTTGATGAATTATTTTCTGTTAAACTAGAATCAAGTGATTTAAAAAAAATCTTTTTACTTGAGAAAAAAGAATCAGGAAAATCTGAAGAGCTTTCTGAAAATCTTATTGCTTTAAAAGAACGAAATGAAATTAGCATTCTGAAGAAATCAACTTCAAAAAAAGCTGATGCAAAAAGATTAAGTGTTGGAAGTAAATTCAAAATTGGTGGCAAAGTTTTTTCCATAGTCGGAGTTAAAAAAGATGAAGTGAGAATCAACAAAAATAAAAATGAAGAGTATATTTCTGCTGACAAGATTAAGGATGGTTTTATTTTAAGAAGATGGGAAGCAGGAGATAAATTTTATCCGATTGGAATGAAAGGAACTAAAAAAATTTCTGATTATCTAAACGATATAAAAATTAATTCATATGAAAAACAAGAAATGTTAGTTTTAGAAAATGGAAGTAAAATAGTTTGGGTTGTTGGTAAACGGCTTGATGATCGATTTAAATTAACTCCTAAATCAAAGAAAGTTTTGAGATTATGTCTGAAGTAA